AGTTATGAAAACTTGTGGCTTGAACGCGGAAAACAGTAATTGATGTCACAGGCCaaccagggaaaaaagggatcgGGCTTCGTTTGTTGTTTGTTGGATTTCTGAATGAGGTCAAGGAATACTCTACATGTCACAGTATACTGTCATGTAAATTTCAAAATGCAAATAGACCATAACAGTGGAACAAGTTCAGCCTGAACAGCCTCTCATTTTCCAGATCTTCTCTCTTGATCCCATTCAAGACACAAGGTCATGAGCTCTCTTTCCTCTATCAAGAACTTCTCCCAGGTAGCTTGACCTTTCCAAACTCTTCCAGAGTGACCTCCCCAGGACATCAACACCTACCTTGGCATTCCTGGGTGCAATGCAATGACTGATGGACATCCATTGGCACAGAAGAGGAGCCCAGTCATCACAAGGCACCCACAAACCACAGCACATGAGTGCCACAAAATGACCTCACTGGTGACATTGTTCCTTTTTTGGGTGCTGGTTGTTTATTCAGCCCTTCCTGATAACACTGAACAATCAAATCCCCGTCAATTACCAGCTCCCAGTAAAAAGCTGCTGCCAAGGTCAGATGAACACAAACAGAAGAGCAGGACATGGAATCGCAGAATTCATGAAGGAGAAAACTCCCCACCTGACTCAACATCCTGGGCCACGAAAGAGCTACTGCCTGCAAAATGCCCCAAGGCCATGGGACAAGGCTGTCCCGCCCCTCCACAGCCAGCATAAAAGCCGGCCCAGTGCCTCTTTCCCTCACACACTTCTCCTCAAGCCTTCTGCTCCTGTGCTGAAGACAAGGTGAGCATCAAGCCCCTGACactcctgctcctgcaccccTGGTCCCTCTCTGCCAGCAtgctcagccccagcctcagcagccctcacacctccccacagccccacaacagCCTCCACAATCCTGTTTCCCTTCAGCATCACAGCCCCTCACACGCccacaccccagccctgcctcactCCCCTCTCTCTTCCAGGGAACCTCCACACCACACCCATGGCCTGCTACAACCGCTGCCAACCCTGCGGACCCACCccgctggccaacagctgcaacgagccctgtgccctgcaatgcCAGGACTCCCGTGTTGTCATCCAGCCTTCCCCTGTGCTGgtcaccctgccaggacccatcatgacctccttcccccagaacaCCGCCGTCGGATCCACCTCCTCGGCTGCTGTTGGCACTGAACTCAgtgcccagggacagcccatcTCTGGTGGATTTGGCTTCGGCCTTGGCTATGGCTATGGGCTGGGAGGCCTGGGCTGCTATGGCAGAAGGGGCTGCTACCCCTGCTAAGGGCCCTCGACACCACCCCTTAACACCAACCACCCACCATGGGGCTGGAAGGCATTGATGATCTGGCAAAACCTCTTGTAACCAAAGGACCTCGGCTGATGGTCACTGCACTTGAACCTCAGCCTGGCTCCCTTCCATTTGCTGTTCATGACCTTTCCGTGTTCTACCTCAATAAAGTTTTCCTGCATCATATTTTAAGATGactccttcttctttcttccccgAAGGTCTTCTAATCTCACTCAGCACTAAGCCAGGAttgcgttagggttagggttcaccCACTGGGGTGGGTGAGAAAGTGCACCAATACCTCTTTTAGGAAATGTTTCCTCATTCTACTACCATCTGGCACAATTTGCTCTTCCAGTGCAGCATCACAAAAACCCTTCAGTTACTGAATCACAGGCCTGGATACACTAATGCAGGTCTATCCCTGCCTCTGATACAAGCCCGTCTGGGTGGCGTGTTTACTTTTGCTGGACACCAACAGCTCCATGTTCCTGTGTGGAGAACAGGGATGAGTGGTGACCCACAGACTCATCCTGGAACCAGTATAACTTCCTGACTCTCATCATCTTCCCGGCCCATCTACAGAGCCGCTCAAGCAGGTTCCATGTCTTCCTTGTCTTTGGGGGCTCAGAGTTCAACACAGAACTCTGGTCTTAGTAGAAGAGAGGAGATGGTGAGGTTCCCCCTCTCTCTTGTCCTGCTCATGCTGTGGGGATGAACCCAGGACATGGAAGGTTTCTGGCTGGCGAGCACATGTGGCTGGGACACATCCAGTTCTTCATCTACCAACACTCCAAGTGCTCCTCCTTGGGGCTGCTCTCAGTCCCCTCACATCACCCTGCCTGTATCCTGCATATTTGTGATTTCTCCAGTCCAGTTGCAggagattctgcccctctgctacTCGCTGGTTATACTGGTGAACTCTGTTCATCTCTGAGTTACTGGAAATAAGGAGGAGAAGACTCTGCTGGAGAGATCAAGAGTACAGCCTTGAGGATGATGCAGGGCTGAACGTTTGGGATAGCCTTGGCCCATCACATTGGGACATTTTCCAGGCAGAAGCTGttgcctggcacagcctggtgaGTTGTGAGGTTGGGAGGGGAGTgtttttcttcccccagctctgaAATTCCATGTCATGCTCTAGAGGCAGTGTCCATCTGACCTTGGCAACAGATTGGTGAGTTGGTATTGGTTCCAGCATGGGTGGATGAGGGAAGAGGGACCAGTATCATGTagctggacttgtgcaaagcTTTTGTTCCTGTTGCAGACAACATCCTTGTCTGTAACCTGGAGAGATGTGGacttgatggttggacttgttGGTGGATAAGAAATGGGCAGGATGGTCTCACTCAAAGAGTTGTGGTCAATGtctccatgtccctgtgtgAAGAACAGGGATGAGTGGTGACCCACAGACTCATGCTGGAACCATTATAACTTCCCATCTTTTCCAGGGACATGGAGAGTGGGTTTGAGTGCGCCCTTGGCAAGATTGGGGTGACACCAAGGTGAGTGGTGAGATTGATGGTCTGAAGCAAAGGATGGCATCCAGAGGGTTCTGGATGGGCTGGGTAGATGGGCTGGTGTGAAGCTCATGAAGGTCAACAGGGCAAAGTGCAAGATACTGCATCTGGATCAGAGCAATCTCAGTAATGGATATCGGCAGGGTGATGAGTTGATTGAGAGTATGCCCgcagagaaggacttgggatGTTGTTGGATGAAGAACTGGATGTGACCCAGCCATGTGAATGTGCTGAAGAAAAACCCCCCATGTCCTGGGCTCATCCCCACAGCAAAGGCAAGAGGTGAGGGGGCGATTCTGACCCTCTaatctgctctggtgagactgGAGTTGTGCTTTCAATTCTGGGACCTGAAAATAAGGGTGCTATGGACCTACTTGAGCTGATGTGGAGATCGTCATGGAAGAGGATGTGGGGCTGGAATAAATGGTGTCCAGCCAATGTGAACACACCACCCAGGAGGGGCTTGTATCAGCAGTAGGGATGGACCTGCATTTGTGTAGCCAGACCTGGTATCAAGAAAGTGAAGAATTTATGGGATAAACTGGAAGAGTAAAGTGTGCCAGTGTGTGCCCGTGAGGGAAGAGGAGAATCTCAGGCTGTGAGACAAGAGAATTTTATTGAGGCAAAAGAACAGTGAAAGGTCATGAGCATCCACTAGAAAGGAGCTGGTCTGAGGTGCAGGTAGGGCAATCATCAGCCAAGGTCCTTTGCTTGCAGTAGGTTTGGCCAGAGCATCGATGGCTTCTTGCcccacactgggagcagcccacTGGAGAGGTGCCCAATGGTCTCTGgctggggagaaggggtttgcaGCAGAGGGGACTGGACAGAGCCAAAGGGGTGATGCAGAGCAGGCagtgggagaagaggaggaggcagaTGGGCCATGCTTGCAGGCAGCCTGGGCTGGCCCCTTGGCTGCTGCCTTGCCTGGTTGCctgagagcaggagctggaagctTTGAGCTAGTTTGAGAGCCTTGGCTCAGAGAGGCGCCCTCAATGCCTGAGATGTGTTCCAGGGAGTGGGTGGTTGGTGTCAGGGGTTGTGCTGAGGGCCCTTAGCAGATGTAGCCGCCCCTTCTGCCATAGCAGCCCAGGCCTCCCAGCCCATAGCCAAATCCACGGCCATAGCCAAAGCCTCCAAATCCACCAGAGATGGGCTGTCCCTGCACACTGAGTTCAGTGCCAACAGCAGCCGAGGAGGTGGATCCAACGGCGGtgttctgggggaaggaggtcatgatgggtcctggcagggtgacCAGCACAGGGGAAGGCTGGATGACAACACCGGAGTCCTGgcattgcagggcacagggctcGTTGCAGCTATTGGCCAGCGGGGTGGGTCCGCAGGGTTGGCAGCGGTTGTAGCAGGCCATGGGTGTGGTGTGGAGGGTCCCTGGAAGAGAGAGGGGAgtgaggcagggcaggggtgtgggggtgtgaggggtggTGATGCAGGAGGGTGAGGGAGTGTGGAGGctgttgtggggctgtggggaggcgTGAGGGCTGCTGAGGCTGGAGCCGAGTGTGCTGGCAGAGAGGGgcctgggctgcaggagcatGAGGGTCAGGGGCTTGAGACTCACCTGGTTTTTGGCAGCAGAAGAGAAGGCGTCAGAAGTGTGTGAGGGAGAGAGGTGCTGGGCCGATTTTATGCTGGTTGAGGAGGGGCATAGGACAGCCTTGTCCCATGGCCTTGGGGTATTTCTTCAGGCAGCAGCTCTTGCCTTGACCAGCCCAGTGAGTCATTAGGTGGagattgttttcctttctgatgTTCTGCAATTTCATGACCTCCCCGTGAGGCCATGGCCATCTGAACTCAGCAGCAGCTTTTAATTGGTAGAAATACAGGCCAATGTTATTGTTTTTTGTAAGGAATGTGGAAGATGCAAACAAAGCCTACAAgaattttgctgttttctcatGTCTTCAGTTGACTCCCAGCTATTAATGCTGGCCACACCTGTTTCTATGCAGCTCAGGTTACGGTTGTTTTTCTGGGCTGAAATTCACATTGCTGTGTCATGTCCAGCTTTTGGTCCACCAgtacccccaaatccttctctgtGAAACTGCTCTCAAGGAGTTCCTCTTCCAAGCTCTTCTCATGTCTGGGACTGCCCCAATGTAGGTGCAGAACCATGAACTTGGATTTGTTGAACCTCAAGAGGTTCTTATGTTCTCAACTTTCCCAGTGTTGCTCCTGATGGGATCCCTCCATGTTCTTGTGTCAACTGCACCTCTCAGCTTCCTGGCACCTGCAAACAGGCTGAGGGAGGTCTCAATCTGACTGCTCAAAGCCTTGATAAAGGTATTGAAGAGCACCAgtcccaggcagagccctggaggACTCATCACTGGTCTCCAGCTGTACAGAGAGCCAGTGACAAGCACTCTCTGGCTGTTCCTCATTCATTCATTAGTCCACCCATCAAACCCACATGTCTGCGCTTTAGAGATAAGGATGTCCGGTGGGACTGTGTTAAAGCCCTGACAGAAGTCCAGGCACATGACAACAGTTTCCATTCCCTTGGCAACCAAAGCGTTCTACCAGGGAAGGTCCTTGTAGTCCTGCTGGGGTATAAGTGGATCATGAGGTGGACAAATACTCTTTGGAATTAAAATCTCCAGCAGTTACCAGGACAGGATTAGGGATAGAAATACAAGCAGGTTGAGGGAGTTGAACATCCTGTTCCCCAGCAGGGGTGGGACCCAGCACTGGAAAAAGAACACGAATATGGTTGACCAAGAGCAGTGTGGGGAGACCATGACACTGATGGGATGGGAGTATCCTTAAAATGAGGagaagctgagagagctgggatttctttGAGGCAGGATGCAAGAATGCAAATGGGACATGTCCATATGACATGGCGAGACCTCACTGACGACTCCTCAGTTCTCCTTGGGTTTGGTTATGTGTCTTGATAGATGCCATCAAAAAAAACACATTTGTCTCTAATTTTCACAATTATAAGCTGCTGCCAAGGTCAGATGGACGCAGCCTCAGGATCAGGACATGACAGTGCAGAATTCCATGAAGGAAAACACTCACCAGCTCATGACTCCCAAGGCTGGGCGAGTCAAGAGTTGCTGTGTGCAAAGTGCCCCAAGGCCATGGGACAAGGCTGTCCTgccgctccatgaccagcataAAAGCCGGCCCAGTGCCTCTTTCCTGCACACACTTCTCCTCACACACTTCTCCTCCTCTGCTGAAGACAAGCAGGTGAGTCTCAAGCCCTTGACTCTTCTACACTTGCACCCTTGGACCCTCTCTTCCAGCACGCTCAGCCCCAGCCTCAGCAGCCCTCacacctccccacagccccacaacagCCTCCACACTCCCTCACCCTCCTGCATCACCGCCCctcacacccccacacccctgccctgcctcacTCCCCTCTCTCTTCCAGGGACCCTCCACACCGCACCCATGGCCTGCTACAACCGCTGCCAACCCTGCGGACCCACCCCActggccaacagctgcaacgagccctgtgc
This genomic interval from Aphelocoma coerulescens isolate FSJ_1873_10779 chromosome 2, UR_Acoe_1.0, whole genome shotgun sequence contains the following:
- the LOC138105312 gene encoding feather beta keratin-like, with product MACYNRCQPCGPTPLANSCNEPCALQCQDSRVVIQPSPVLVTLPGPIMTSFPQNTAVGSTSSAAVGTELSAQGQPISGGFGFGLGYGYGLGGLGCYGRRGCYPC
- the LOC138105313 gene encoding feather beta keratin-like produces the protein MVDQEQLGESRVAVCKVPQGHGTRLSCRSMTSIKAGPVPLSCTHFSSHTSPPLLKTTGTLHTAPMACYNRCQPCGPTPLANSCNEPCALQCQDSHVVINPSPVLVTLPGPIMTSFPQNTAVGSTSSAAVGTELSVQGQPISGGFGGFGYGFGYGRGFGYGLGGLGCYGRRGGYPC